The following DNA comes from Fundidesulfovibrio putealis DSM 16056.
GCTTCGGGTGGATGCGTCCGGCTCCTACGACATTGCAGCGCGCAGCACGGACGCGCGCGCCGAGGTGGACGCCCCGGACCTGTCGGCGCTTGCCCCGTTTGCCGGAATGAAGCTGGCCGGGTCGGTCACGCTGCGGGCCAGGGCCGAGGGGATCGTGGACGCCCCGCGCCTGACGCTCGACGTGGAAGGAAAAACCCTGACCCTGGACCAGACCCGTCTGGACCGGGCCGGGTTGCGCCTTGCCGCGACGCCGGAAAAAGGCGGCGTTGCCGGAAGGCTCGAGGTCCGGGCGGAAAAGGGAAAGGGCAGTCTGTCTGTGTCCACGGCCTTTGCCCAGGCCGGACAGAAGCTCGTGCTGACGGGCCTTCAGGGGACCGGACCGGGCCTTGCCCTGTCGGGCGACCTGGACGCCGCGCTGGACCACATGACAGCCACAGGCCGCGTGAAGGCCTCCGTGGATCTTGCCCCCCTGGGCGCGTTCCTGAGCACGAAAATGGCTGGACGGATGCAGGCCGAGGTCTCCCTGGCCTCCTCCGGGCCGCGCCAGGACGTGACCGCGCGCGTGGAGGCCTCGGGGCTTTCGGCGGAAGGTGCGGGCGTGAAGAAGGCGGATGTTTCCGGCTCCTTCACCGATGTCCTGCGCTCCCCGCAGGGAGCTCTCACGGTCGCGCTGGCCCAGGTGACGGCAGGCAGCGCCGCGCTGGAGTCCGTCCAGCTCAAGGCCAACGCGGGCGGCAAGGCCATCGAGTTCAGCGTGGCGCTCAAGGGCACGCGCCCCGAAAGCTTCGAGCTGGCCACGGGCGGCTCGTTCGCTCCCGCGCCGGGCGGCGGCACGCTCCGCCTGGACAAGCTCGACGCCACGGCCAGAGAGATGAAGCTCATTCTGACCCGCCCGGCCACCGCCGCCTTCGCGCCGGGCGTCATGAGCCTGGAGGGGCTGAATCTCTCCCTGGACGGGACATCCATCACGGCTTCCGGCGCGCTGAGGCCGGGCAAGGCCGAATTCTCGGCGGACGTGGCCGCGCTTCCGCTGGGGATGCTTGAGAAAGCCGGGCTGCCCGCCCTGTCCGGAACGGCCACGCTCGCGCTCAGGGTATCGGGAACGCCCACCGCCCCCAGAGTTACGGCTGAAGTGAAGCTTGATCAGGTGGCTGTCAGGGCGGCGCAGGGCCAGAACATAGCGCCCGCGAACCTCACCGCCGAAGTGCTCCTCGCCGGGGGGCGGCTCACGGTGTCCGCACGGGCTTCAGCTGGCACCGGTGCGGCATTTGACCTCAAGGCCGCCCTGCCCGCACGGCTCAGCCTGTCCCCCTTCGCCTTCGCCCTGCCCCGCGACGCCGCGCTGGAAGCCGCGCTCACGGGCGACGTGGATCTGGCCCAGGTGGCGGCCATGACCGGCGACGAGGCCCTGAGCCTCAAGGGCACGCTCAAGGCCGACTTCACCGTTTCGGGAAAGCTGTCGGCTCCGTTGGTCTCGGGGCGCGCCACGCTGAGTGGCGGGCAGGCGGACTACGTCGCCACCGGAACCCGCCTGCGGGACATCACTCTGGACCTTGAGGCGTCCGGCACGCGCGCCACCCTCAAGACGTTCTCGGCCAGGGACGCGGGCCAGGGGAGCCTCACCGTTTCCGGCAAGGCCGATCTCTCGCCCGAGGCCGGATTCCCCTTCGAGGGCGCCCTGGTGGTGGACAAGCTCACTCCGGTGCGCATGGACATGGTTACGGCCATGCTCTCGGCCAAGGTGGACGTCTCGGGCGGGGCTGGCGGCGCGAAGGTCAAGGGCGGCGTGAACGTCGGCCCGGTGGAGGTGGCCATCCCCAACCGCGTTCCGCCGGACGCCACGCCCATCCAGGTAACCATGGTCGGTCCGCGCGGCTCCACGCCCGCAAAGCCCGCCCCGCCGGCAGCGGCCTACCCCGTGGACCTGGACGTGGCCGTTGACTTTCCGGGCCGGATCTTCGTCCGGGGCATGGGGCTTGACTCCATGTGGGCCGGGAACCTGCGCGTGAAGGGCACGGCGGCCCAGCCGGAGATCGGCGGGGCGATCCGCATCGTGAAGGGACAGCTCGACTTCTTCGGCAAGAACTTCAACCTCGCGCGCGGCGAAGTGACCTTCTATGGCAGCACTCCGCCCATGCCCGTGCTGGACATTGAGGCAAAAGCCGAGGCCGGAGACATCACTGCCAGCATCCTGGTGTCCGGCAGCGCCGCCCGCCCGTCCATCGACTTCACCTCCGACCCGGCCGTGCCGCGCGACGAAATCCTGGCCAGGGTGCTTTTTGGCCAGAGCGTGTCCTCGCTGACCCCGCCCCAGGCGCTGCAACTGGCCCAGGCGGTGGCCACCCTGAGCGGTGCGGGCGGGTCGCTCGACTTTCTGGGCGCGACGCGAAAGCTGGCCGGGCTTGATTATCTCGGCGTGAAATCCACGGGCCAGAACATCGGCCAGAGCACGGTGGCGGCGGGCAAGTACGTGGCCGACGGAGTCTACGTGGAAGCCAGCCAGGGTCTGGCGGGTACGAGCGGAGCCGTGTCCGTGGAGGTGGACGTGACCAAGAACATCACCATCGAAAGCAAGATCGGCCTGGACGCCAAGACCGGAGTGGGGCTCAACTGGAAGTTCGATTACTGAGGACCGCCGGGTTGTGAGCGCGCAGGCCCGGCAGCCTGGGCGCTGCCCCTGTGGCAGACGCCTGCCTGGCTTGTTCCATCGTCTTCCGGACTCAGCCAGCCCGGTGTGACACTCCCTCCGACGGCAAAGTTGCCTGAGGCAGATGCGCGCCATGGCAGCCGGGCATCTCCAGCATTCGGGAGCCTGTCCGACGAGGCCAAGCAACACTTCGAGAACGAAAAAGGGCCAGGACGTGGTCCTGACCCTTCGATTCTATCGGAATGCGCTTGTGAGGCTTATGGGCCTACCAGCGGCGATCCCCGCCGCGACCGCCACCGCCGCCGGAGCGGGACTTCTCTTCGGCTTCGTTGACCTTCAGATTGCGGCCACCGAAATCCTTGCCGTCCATGCCCTGGATAGCGGCCCTGGCGCCTTCATCGTCCATCTCGACGAAACCGAAGCCGCGAAGACGGCCGGTCTCCCTGTCGGTGATCAGGCTTACGCTGATGACCTCGCCAAAGGTGGCGAACTGGGTACGGATGTCGTCTTCGGTGGAATTGAACGAAAGATTGCCGACATAAAGTTTCTTAGACATGGGCTATTGCTCCCTTTTTTGGCAATGTTTTTTTCGCATCGATTGGAGCTGCACATCAGAAAAGCCCAAGATCCAAAAATTTCATGCTCGTTGAGTGACTCGAACAAGTTAATATATGTGCACGTTCCAAACATTGTAAAGGCAAATTTCAAATATAATTCTTCCCGGAGGACCGTCCACGCCCGGCGTTTCGCTTATGGCGGGGCCTCCCGCCCTTATCAAGAAACATTTCCAGCCCGGCCACCCAGGCTCCACAGGAGCCCGGACGGCTGAAAAGTGCATCTCGCCGCCTGGAGCCAGGAATCGACCCGCACTTCCCGCCACGCACTCCTCTCCCGCCGGACCCGCTCCCGATCAACACGGCTGCTCCGTTCGCACCGCATTTGCCATCGCTTGCCAAGCCGATGTCAGGAAAATGTCAGGGCATCCCTATAGGTCATTCCCAAAAGGCCATGTGACGCCCGTGGCCCGAGTGCGCCCGAAGAGCGCCAGCCTCAGCAGCGCAGCTGTGGTCAACATCTTCGACCCGCTGGAGGGATGTGCGAGGTTCCCCCGGTCATGGAGAACGCCCGATGAGGATCGAGTCCGCAGGACTCACGGACACGGGGTGTGTCCGTGAAAACAACGAGGACGCCTTCCTGGCGGATTCCAGCCTTGGACTGTTTGTCGTGGCCGACGGCATGGGCGGACTGGAGGCCGGGGGAATTGCCAGCAGGATGGCCGTGGATACCGTGGCCGTGAAGCTCCGCGCGGCCTCCGCCGGGATCTGCCCGGACCATCTCCTGACCCGCCCCCTGGCCCAGGCGAAATTCATGGAAGACGAGATGGGGCGGGCCTTCGAGGAAGCCAACGCCTGCATCCGCCGCC
Coding sequences within:
- a CDS encoding translocation/assembly module TamB domain-containing protein — its product is MGIKLSRTALLRAGKWAAWLSAVCLVIVLAAYLVVQTPWTKGLLVDAIVDSFARELGWKVELSTPEGMLPFTVRIASLRISDKDGEWLAATNTSLSISPWPFGRGLASVRLAVDEAALRRAPLLPPDQGPPPPASRPLAFLDSLGPIPVEAEVQADIASLILDAPVAGRAMAGRASVHALALAGAVDARISVTAHEGAKAPDADAAPVLTDVSLEARIDPGARTARLKLALTEGAGGLAAAMAGLSPDLPLSLTLDGDGPLSGWQAKFAMGAGQDEMLSGTLTAELGRTSANDAKVGLSLSVNPFFLPVSPQLRDALGSRVELAFAGLMTSAGLPEPQWRVLAQDLSVSTKAFKALVRGDSGPMGLAPRLTFELSVADPGSLGVKTGPLAVHGGLDADIDPAGPLTAALRLSSPDLASALSPLGVELGGKADIAAKLTGDVRAQDFSVTLDAGLTELASGASATGDLGPKLATALGREVSLRLDASLSGGKLATLKGLRLTSKALRVDASGSYDIAARSTDARAEVDAPDLSALAPFAGMKLAGSVTLRARAEGIVDAPRLTLDVEGKTLTLDQTRLDRAGLRLAATPEKGGVAGRLEVRAEKGKGSLSVSTAFAQAGQKLVLTGLQGTGPGLALSGDLDAALDHMTATGRVKASVDLAPLGAFLSTKMAGRMQAEVSLASSGPRQDVTARVEASGLSAEGAGVKKADVSGSFTDVLRSPQGALTVALAQVTAGSAALESVQLKANAGGKAIEFSVALKGTRPESFELATGGSFAPAPGGGTLRLDKLDATAREMKLILTRPATAAFAPGVMSLEGLNLSLDGTSITASGALRPGKAEFSADVAALPLGMLEKAGLPALSGTATLALRVSGTPTAPRVTAEVKLDQVAVRAAQGQNIAPANLTAEVLLAGGRLTVSARASAGTGAAFDLKAALPARLSLSPFAFALPRDAALEAALTGDVDLAQVAAMTGDEALSLKGTLKADFTVSGKLSAPLVSGRATLSGGQADYVATGTRLRDITLDLEASGTRATLKTFSARDAGQGSLTVSGKADLSPEAGFPFEGALVVDKLTPVRMDMVTAMLSAKVDVSGGAGGAKVKGGVNVGPVEVAIPNRVPPDATPIQVTMVGPRGSTPAKPAPPAAAYPVDLDVAVDFPGRIFVRGMGLDSMWAGNLRVKGTAAQPEIGGAIRIVKGQLDFFGKNFNLARGEVTFYGSTPPMPVLDIEAKAEAGDITASILVSGSAARPSIDFTSDPAVPRDEILARVLFGQSVSSLTPPQALQLAQAVATLSGAGGSLDFLGATRKLAGLDYLGVKSTGQNIGQSTVAAGKYVADGVYVEASQGLAGTSGAVSVEVDVTKNITIESKIGLDAKTGVGLNWKFDY
- a CDS encoding RNA recognition motif domain-containing protein, with amino-acid sequence MSKKLYVGNLSFNSTEDDIRTQFATFGEVISVSLITDRETGRLRGFGFVEMDDEGARAAIQGMDGKDFGGRNLKVNEAEEKSRSGGGGGRGGDRRW